In a single window of the Nocardioides sp. L-11A genome:
- a CDS encoding DUF202 domain-containing protein yields MRPEAPGTVVDYRFTLANERTFLAWIRTALGLSAAAVAVVHLVPADAVPLGLRAAIGLVLAGVAVYVAVAGVVRWRRVDRAIEAGAALPTTGAAVVLACCVAGCGVLTVAVVAMAL; encoded by the coding sequence GTGAGGCCGGAGGCGCCCGGGACGGTCGTGGACTACCGGTTCACGCTCGCCAACGAGCGCACCTTCCTCGCCTGGATCCGCACGGCCCTCGGGCTCTCGGCCGCCGCGGTGGCGGTCGTGCACCTCGTGCCGGCCGACGCCGTGCCGCTCGGGTTGCGCGCCGCCATCGGACTCGTGCTCGCCGGCGTCGCCGTGTACGTCGCCGTGGCCGGCGTCGTGCGCTGGCGCCGGGTGGACCGCGCGATCGAGGCCGGAGCCGCCCTGCCCACGACCGGCGCCGCCGTCGTCCTCGCCTGCTGCGTCGCCGGATGCGGCGTCCTCACCGTCGCCGTCGTGGCGATGGCCCTCTGA